aatttaacgaaaattaaaatGGGTAAATTTGTAATGGATGTAttggtttcaaatttttatggtcaaaatattAGTTTAGAATAAAATTATTACGTATATAtcgatttgaggtttttcgtaatattaaccctaATTGCAACGTCTAAACAGAGAGAGGGGGTGGTGTGGGTGGGTTTCCATGACCACGAGCCAAGAAAATTGTTCGATTTGCCTCCCTCCGGAGTATTAAGTGACTAGTGAGAAGGACCACATGGATGAGCCCTTTCTCTCGTTCATGAACGCGAGATCCCGCCTGGTGCTCAATGTTTTCTTGTTTAATCTATAAGCATCATGCGCTGCCCCAGGCACATGCCACCCAGTTATCCACGACATTCAAACCCTCTTGTCTTAAAACATATTTTGGCGGCCATTACGCGGAGTTTCCGAGAGAAGTGAGCGTGTTAGGATGGAATCCGAGCTACGAAATACTCGACTCGTGAATTGTAGCTCCACCTTTTGGTTCGAGATCCACGGGGTGCAATGTCGACCCATTCCTCCCCCGTCGTGGCCTTCTCGGACTGAAGATCGAACTCTGTGTTACCCGCCAAAGTGGACTCCACATACTATCCGATCACTAGAAAAGATTTATCTCCTTACGTCCGATTTTCCAGGGACACATATTTTGTGTTAGAGGAGTTTATTCGGGAAATCCGAGGGATATTTATTGCCGGATATGTTGCAAGATCTTTAGACATGTCAAGCTGAAAAATGAACCTTGAGACTCTTTTAAGGAGCACCGTGGTCCTAGAAGAAGACAAGGTCTAAGCTTTTGTCCTTGCTATTGAGGACCGTATACACCATCCGTTGATGCCGCGATATCAATCGCTCGTGCATCGGAAGGAAATATGAACTCAGATTAACTCGGATTGAACATGCAATTGATGTGCCACGAATCTCAGACAAAAGTTCATTTTACCCATCAAATTAGACAAGTAATGTTATACTCGATGAGTTAGAAACTTTTTCAACATCTGGTTGAATTGCGATCGAAGAGGAATTAATGGAACCCGATACCTTCACATGGGGagaaggtcaaatgggagtcTAAATCCGAGCCCGTtaatatatccagttggatcCAACTTTACCCAACAACTCAAGCAATGATTTATGGGTCAATTGAGATATGTTAACTACTTCACTCCACACAACTATTCGGTTAACTCAACTCGCACGTGTATCTCAACAATCTTCCCCCCACATGTGAGTTCGGTATTAGGTATGTTCTCCCTTAATTCATGTATCATTTTGCATTAATTTATCTCAAGTTAAATCTCCTTGTCATTGCATTGTACCTGCAATTATGCACAACAACCATCTTTGTTAACTTGGAAATTGAATCTCAACGTCATTACAATGCACCTCTAACTATGCACTGTAATAATCATCAACTACTAATTTGGGACTGTATTACCCACGATCTCTATCTCGCGTTACCAAATCAACGGTCCATGGTCTTTTCTTGCCAAaccaatcataataataattttcaCCAGAAACAAACGTTGATCATGAGATTTCTTttttgagatattcaccaaacatcgAAAAGATTGGGGTGGGGTATCAATCGACCATCGGCTCTAAAACCATTTGTTGGAAGCCCCTAGCAGAAGCCCGATATGAAGTTCGCAAAGAGGGAGCCAAAGTTCGAGCCCGTCGACACAACTAGTTGGACCCATattcacttaaaagtttaaaccaATGAGTAATGAGCCAATAgaaatatattaactgctctactCCGTACCAATTctttaaatatgaaatttttttaatagaactCACACGTGTATCTCAACGGCAACGATATAGCtaggaaaatttttttcaataaatattgAGAATGGTCATGATGCTATACTTCAACAAGAAACCTTTCGCGAGCATTATGCTATAGACGATAAATTTGCATTCGATGATTACTTAGGCTCAAATAGAGACGTGTATAGGGCACGCATCAATCAAGAAACCAAATTCCCAAGTCCTTCGGGGAGAAATCACCAAAAACAGTCCGCTAGTCCTAACAAGTAACACATACGTAATTAGAACCCCATCACTAGGCAAAAATAGGCTTAATGCCATCATATCAAAGCAGTCCACATATTCCCATAATAGCTCAATCGATCAACCCTTACGCTCCAATGTCCATGGAAGTACAGCTTAGAACCACCCCATTCCCCACCAAAGAGACTTCAAACTCAATCTCCCATGCCCAACAGAATTCAAAATTCGTCGTCAATCGCAGCTTTCAAAACGCGAATTCAATGGACCTTTCCAAATCTTCGTTCtcatttcatcatcttcctcctaTCGATCTCAACACATCGAATCCAAATCCGGGGTCCCCCCGGCACAATTTGCCATATCGTACCAAGAAACGAAAGAGACGCTTCAGCGAAGGGTGAATTTTGGTGGTCGAATTGAACGCAGGTGGGAGCGAGGGCGACATGAGATCTTAGCGAGGAGAGGGGGGGAAGTGGTTGGCTTGGCTGGCAGGTCACATGGCCGCATCGCTGTCCCATGCGACCCCACCCCGTCCATCCCAGctctcttccactctctccgTCCTCTCGCGCCCCATCCATCGTCTAAGGAAGCAAGAGAAGAAATATCTCCCATGCgattttcccaaaagaaggatACCCAAAAAGTGACCTGAACGGCTAAACTTAACAAGAAAATGGGTAAATAAACGTATATGTTCTTTAAATATTGACCAAATGCGTAACGTCGTCCCTGAAATTTTGGCACATGTTCAACCTAGTCTCCATTCGATCCCTccccccccctaaaaaaaaaatatagtatttagactatattaaaatatttaatgtgGTTCTTGAATTATTGAACGTATTCACTTTAGTccataaattatatgaaaatgttcaatgttgtcgtTCCAAAATTCAAGTTCGGGTAtagcattaaaaattttcaaataatctatgaactaaattgaacatgtatcaaaagttcatgagccgcattaaacaaataaaaaattcaaatttgatagtTCACATTGaactaaaagtttaggaacaacATTGTACGTGAGGTCAGTCATGGACCATTTgtataattatccaaaaaaacatcgttcctaaattttctaaatcggctcTCATCAAATGCGCaatgtttgttcttttttttttggatcggatGTGTTTGTTCATCCGTCAAGCTATACTTTTCCTTCTGACCAAAACAACATAAAAAGCTATGCTTTTTCTTGCCGTGCGGACGGGACGCTGTACCTTttcgaaataaataaattttcttaCAAATCCGAGTCACCTCCAGGCCACAGTGGCAACATCGTCATTTCGGTCAAGGTCACTAGCGCCAACCCCTGCCGAACatccaaatatttcaaaaaaccaATAATGCGCCCTCGCCCGGCCAAGCGCCATCCGAGCCGTTCAAGCACCGTCATCTGACGGCATCCAACGGTCCGCAACGGAAAGGGAGGGAAAGAGCCAAGGCCGTCCGATCACACAGGCTAGTCCTCCCTCCCTGTCTCtgtctccgtctctctctctctctctgaacccCCTTATAAAACTCCTCATTTCTCGCCGTTGTCCTCTGCAATCTCTCAGTTCCCTTCCTCCTCGCGCTACCCGGTCGGGCCTCGCTCTCGGTCGCTCGATCCGCTGTCGCCTTATTCACGTTCCGGCATCTCCTCGACGGGATCTCGCCTGTAAGTTTGGCCGACGCTGTCCTCATTTTCCGTCTCTGTTCTATGCATTTTGGTCCCGCCGCGATTTTGAAGAGATTTGCGTCGAATACGACTATTGCGGTTTTGCTTCGCTATTTTTGGTTAGTGAAAGTGAAATGAAGAGTTCAAAAGAGATGTTGATTGCTTTGAGCGGTTTTGTTTGTTCTGATGGAGCTGTGCGAGAATGTTACTGTTTCTGGCATTTTGTCGGTGAGAAAACGGCCCGGATCTTTTCGTTTTTGGTGCGATTCGATGATTTTCTGATGTTTAGCGCTTTGTTCCCTCGACTTCGTTCTACATTTCGAGGAATTTGAGATCTGGGCTTTGAATAGGGCGCCTCCATGCACGGTAATGATGTTATGCTCAGATAAGGTCTTTCGCTGGGGATTCAGTGCTGTTatagagagaaatctcgaaTGCCTTACTCCGAGCTTTTTTCAGTTGATTCATTCGATTGTTCTTTTGAGACTCGTTCGAATTGTTGTTTCAGTGTCAATTTACTAGTTCCTCGAACCTGCTCGATTTATGTGCTGAAATCATTTGTTAGATTCATTTAAGGGTTTATATCGCCAAATTATTGGTCTCGTCCATGGTCCTTTGAGTTTTGAGGCATATTTTCTCGTGATGCCCTACCAGATAAACGAGAATGAGAGAAATCCTGCACATTCAAGGTGGGCAATGTGGGaaccaaattggatccaagtTCTGGGAGGTTGTCTGCGACGAACATGGCATCGACCCAACTGGACGCTATACTGGTACCTCTGATCTCCAGTTGGAGCGTGTCAATGTGTACTACAATGAGGCTTCATGCGGGCGCTTTGTACCTCGTGCGGTGCTCATGGATCTGGAGCCTGGTACTATGGACAGTGTACGGACAGGTCCTTATGGCCAGATCTTCAGGCCAGACAACTTTGTCTTTGGGCAGTCTGGTGCTGGTAACAATTGGGCCAAGGGGCATTACACTGAGGGTGCAGAGCTCATTGATGCCGTTCTTGACGTTGTGAGGAAGGAAGCAGAGAATTGTGACTGTCTTCAAGGTACATCTATAGCTTTCTTCTATTTTAGCTGCGGGCTCATGCATTATCCGTGCTGGATCTAATCTGTAATTACTAATCTTTCAATGAACATGTAGAGCAGAGACAGAGAGTTAACGTTTTGTAAATAAGCTTAGTTTCGTGAGGACGTGGCATGTGCTGTTTGATTTATCCACTTTATTTGCAAAACTTTCTTACCGAGGATCCGTTTACTGTGCAGGGTTCCAAGTCTGCCACTCGCTCGGTGGTGGAACTGGTTCTGGAATGGGAACCTTGTTGATTTCAAAGATCAGAGAAGAGTACCCTGACCGAATGTTGCTCACTTTCTCAGTGTTTCCATCACCAAAGGTATCGGATACGGTAGTTGAGCCCTACAATGCCACTCTTTCTGTGCATCAGCTTGTGGAGAATGCTGATGAGTGCATGGTCTTGGACAATGAGGCTCTATATGACATTTGTTTCAGGACTCTCAAGCTGACGACTCCTAGCTGTGAGTATCATTTGTGTGTTGTGTGTGTGTAATTCAGTGTAGAAGCAATGGATTCACGTGGCCTATTGTCCGCGATAGAATTAACATTAGTCAAGCAACTTCATTACTGATTTGCTATTTAGTATTTTTCTCGAGAGTCAATCAAGCAACTTCTGATTGTCGAATGCTGTACAATTTATAGCTGAATTTGGATGGTTTTGATCTCTCTTTGCTGTTCATTATGTCGTTTGAGTAGATTGATGACCAATAGGGACATAAGCTGAAGCTGAATTTGGATGTTATTGCATGCCTGGTATTTTGTCTCGCAAGACTGTCCTTGATTATTCGGATTTGTAGATATGTTTAGGTTGTAATCTGTTACTATCCATTCTAATCTTTTATATGGAGTATGGCAGGCCATGGCAGTTGCACATGATATGTAACTATAATTTACCACATTTGATTGGATTAACCATGGGGATAATTTGATACTGGTGATGCAGGTTGTAATCTGTTACTATCCATTCTAATCTTTTATATGGAGTATGGCAGGCCATGGCAGTTGCACATGATATGTAACTATAATTTACCACATTTGATTGGATTAACCATGGGGATAATTTGATACTGGTGATGCCATCAGAATGGGCAGTCAAATGTTTTCCCTATTCAATATACTGCTAGCATGGCTTTTTCATTTTCACATGTTCATGTGAATTGCATTCCATTGTGAATGCCCTAACCGTTTGAACGATTTTTGTCTGAGAAGTGTTAGATCATTTTCTCCACACCAGTTGTGATAACTTGATGCTATAGATTGTGTGATATTGGGATCTGATAGTTATACAGCATGTAATCTCGATTTGTTTTTATTGTGATGTATATTGAAGCTTATATGGGTTTTACTTCTATTTCAGTTGGCGATTTGAACCATTTGATTTCTGCTACCATGAGTGGGGTTACATGCTGCCTCAGGTTCCCTGGGCAACTGAACTCTGACCTCCGAAAGCTTGCAGTCAATCTCATCCCCTTCCCTCGTCTTCACTTCTTTATGGTCGGATTTGCCCCTCTCACTTCCCGTGGCTCTCAGCAGTATCGTGCTTTGACTGTCCCAGAGCTCACTCAACAGATGTGGGATGCAAAGAACATGATGTGCGCAGCAGACCCACGCCATGGTCGCTACCTCACAGCATCAGCCATGTTCAGAGGCAAGATGAGCACGAAGGAAGTCGATGAGCAGATGATCAATGTCCAGAACAAGAATTCCTCTTACTTTGTTGAGTGGATTCCGAACAACGTGAAATCCAGCGTCTGTGACATTCCTCCCAGGGGACTCTCCATGGCATCTACTTTCATCGGTAACTCGACGTCGATTCAGGAGATGTTCAGGAGGGTCAGTGAGCAATTCACGGCCATGTTCAGGAGAAAGGCGTTCTTGCACTGGTACACTGGTGAAGGCATGGACGAGATGGAGTTCACTGAAGCTGAGAGCAACATGAATGACCTCGTGTCAGAGTATCAGCAGTACCAGGATGCAACAGCCGATGAGGAACTCGAGTACGAGGATGAGGAGGAAGCTGAGCATGATGTGTAAATGTACTATTGAGAGAGGGGTATTACACCTTCGTTGCAGCAATTTGTGGTGGTTGATGCCTGAGTACTTAATCCGGAGAGGATTTGGAgaatgccttttcttttcagtttAAATCTCAGTACTTATATGCAGAAGTTGCTTTGTCACTGTTCATGCTTGCTTGCAGCTATTAATAGTATCTACATTTTAACCACGTGCGATCGGTGATCTGTTCTTCACTTCTTGCATTCTCGATGTAAGTTGTTTCTGATTCCAAGCTAGCAAACTGCAGATTTCACTTGGACAAGTTGGAGAAATCCAGAACTCTGTTCTACGAGATTGGTCCAAGTGTCTCCTtatatttttggtcgaaaagaacTCGATTGTTTGACTTGATGAAAATAACGCTGATGCTCCAAAGTCCAACCGCAATGAGGTTTCAATTATCGTATCAGCGAACTGAGTAGCAAGCTTGCAGGTGCAATGATAGGTGCATATGATTGCGATGCAACCCTCATTCGGTTTGAATTCGTTCAATGATTGGGGTGCCGATTTCGAGTCAATTCCTCCGTGATGGACATGGAAAATAAGTACAGCAACCACCGGCCCTTCTTAATTTATTTGCTTCGAAATTTGAAGCCTTCAACTGGGTCAGAATTCTAGGAAGCTGTTCAATGACAACATTTGGCCATTTAACAAGAGATGAAATCGATGAGAATTTTAATGGACCAGCTAATCGTGGAGTTGCAGGATTTCACTCGCCTGATATTTTGCATTTCGTGATCAAGGGAGAGGATGCAAGACGGGGGCGGCAGTGTCGTAGTGATAGAATAGACGCAGCGGAAAGTTGAAGTTCAACGTACGTATGGGCATCTCCACGTGAAATGGACCAAAAGGCTTTCATCCTCCATGTAATTGGATCCCATCCCATCAaatcccatcccatcccatcccatcccatcccatcccacACCACGCCAACCCTACCCTACTACCGACACCAACTTTTATGACTCTCCTCCACGCTCtgctcctttttccttctttttatagCGAAAAGAACGGAGCGAGGCGAGCGCGCCACCGACTCTGCCCATGCATTAACTGTAAAAGACCTCCGCACATCTACGATTCGATATATACAAACCGTTATCATAGTCCCATCAAGATATCAACAAtcggaatttctctttatgcaaaatatgtcACAGGTGAAAGAGTTAGTTCAGAAATTTACAAACATCGCGAGCAACGTCGAACTCATGTACCAAAGACGAGCAATCATTTTACCCCCGTTCCACGAGGAATCGATCGGACCCGCAAATTGTCATCTCGTGTAGCCGGGACGACGCGTTGGGTTCTTGATGAGACGAAGACAACAAAAGTAATCAACAAGTGCACGTGACGCCTCGTGACCAGAATAGCGTCCCATTGCAAGTCCCGCGCCTGTCCATGCATACCCTTTTCGCAATCTTATCTTTTCTAGCTCGTAACATGCAATGCAAAGCTGCCATCGCTTCAGACTTAAAACCTCCGCGCTGAAATTGCGTTCCGTCAGAGCTCACGTGGTGTCGTGATGGAAAATTGCTTGAAAATGAAAGCGGGGATAACATTAACGATGCAATAATGGATTAAGCTTGTTATAGAAGCAAAGCATCTTCCATGACCttactttctctctttcttctttgatGGGGTCTGTCTTTGCTTTTTTGCCCTGTGCAGAGATTTTTACAGTTCAGCTGCGTTTCGTTGGGGTTAACACTAAAGATGTATCCCTTGCTTGATTCTCACTAAAATGGGTTTCACTTGCAGTGATTGGAACATACTTTGTAAAATCAGATTGCAAGTTTTTGCCCAGAGATTGTCCACTAGAAGggtaaatgacaaatttttaattttttttttaactagagGGGAAACAAAAGTAGTAAAGGTTCAAATATCCATATGGccaatcgttttttttttttttttggccttcctTGAGTTCATGTGATTGCCGCCGACATTATCATTGTGTGAGTGTGAAACATTCATGTCAGTATAtacaaaagaaaggagaaggtgCAACCATAAGCTCACATGGCTATCTTCTGAATCATCTATGCTTTGCTTGCGATACCCAACATTATTTGAACAGGATAAAAGCAGAAGACTGATTTGGTAATTTGGGACGGAGGTGGGGTCATATTGGTTGCACGAAAAGGCTGGAGACAACTCAACTTCAacgcccactctctctctctctctctctccttctcttgtCCTAAAATTGACTGTTCTGGTCCACACTCGAACATAACATTCAGCAACTTCAGCTTCCCATGTTCCACAGATCCCAAGAAACAATGGCACAGGGAAGGTACGGTTTTGGGCTGGTGACATTTTACTTCTGCATCTCCTGTATTGCTCTCGTTTCGCTCTCAGGGCGTGTTGAAGCTTATCAGAACTACACTGTGGGTGGCTCTCTCGGTTGGTATGACAACCAAGAAAAGCCTGAGATTGATTACAAAAAGTGGGCTTCTGGCAAGAACTTCAGCTTGGGAGATTTCCTCAGTAAGCTCTCTCACACCCACAACAATCTCaaatttcatcttttcttttgtgggGGTTCCTTCTTTATGCATTAGAGCTTCTTGTTTGCTTTAAAGTCACAGTAGGCATGGCTACTCACTGCCACCGAGGCTTTTTTGGCTTGTGAAACTATTGGATTGGAATCTGATTATGGTGCCACCGGCGTTGGTGCCCTTGTTTGGAGTAAGTTCATTACAAGCGTTTGATCCCGTCAGTTGTGATCATTGGCTCTGCCAATTAGACAATTTGTGACTTGTCAGGATCTGCTCCAACATCAAGCAAAGGGTTTTTTACTGTTCACTCATGGTAGTCAAGTGATGAACACCATCTTAATTGATCAAGTGTTATTCCACTTACTAGTTTCGACTTTTCGTTCTTATAATTGTCGAACCTTTGTGGGTTATGCAGTATTCAACACCGACACCAACCACTCAGTTGTGCAAACATACAATTCCACCACATACAAGCTCTGTGACTTCGAGGATGCCCTGGAAAAGGACACCATCCAATGGTCGTCCAGCGATCCGTCCAACACCGCCACTCACCCGGTCACCGTGGCCGTCCCGCTTGTCAAGGAGGGGGCGAATTATTTCTTCTCCAGCGATTACGACGGCGAGCAATGCCAGAACGGCCAACTCTTCATGATCAACGTGACGCACGGGCAAGGCCTGCCTGAAAGTCTGAAGAACCCATCGGACCAGTCGCCAGGTCCGGC
The genomic region above belongs to Rhodamnia argentea isolate NSW1041297 chromosome 6, ASM2092103v1, whole genome shotgun sequence and contains:
- the LOC115734530 gene encoding tubulin beta-4 chain, whose protein sequence is MREILHIQGGQCGNQIGSKFWEVVCDEHGIDPTGRYTGTSDLQLERVNVYYNEASCGRFVPRAVLMDLEPGTMDSVRTGPYGQIFRPDNFVFGQSGAGNNWAKGHYTEGAELIDAVLDVVRKEAENCDCLQGFQVCHSLGGGTGSGMGTLLISKIREEYPDRMLLTFSVFPSPKVSDTVVEPYNATLSVHQLVENADECMVLDNEALYDICFRTLKLTTPSFGDLNHLISATMSGVTCCLRFPGQLNSDLRKLAVNLIPFPRLHFFMVGFAPLTSRGSQQYRALTVPELTQQMWDAKNMMCAADPRHGRYLTASAMFRGKMSTKEVDEQMINVQNKNSSYFVEWIPNNVKSSVCDIPPRGLSMASTFIGNSTSIQEMFRRVSEQFTAMFRRKAFLHWYTGEGMDEMEFTEAESNMNDLVSEYQQYQDATADEELEYEDEEEAEHDV
- the LOC115734532 gene encoding blue copper protein 1b, whose amino-acid sequence is MFHRSQETMAQGRYGFGLVTFYFCISCIALVSLSGRVEAYQNYTVGGSLGWYDNQEKPEIDYKKWASGKNFSLGDFLIFNTDTNHSVVQTYNSTTYKLCDFEDALEKDTIQWSSSDPSNTATHPVTVAVPLVKEGANYFFSSDYDGEQCQNGQLFMINVTHGQGLPESLKNPSDQSPGPASPDSGDDGSAPDTVVPSNFNNPQEQSTDDNESSGSVALTACGDKFLNGALLMFLGTALQTLMI